In Anas platyrhynchos isolate ZD024472 breed Pekin duck chromosome 19, IASCAAS_PekinDuck_T2T, whole genome shotgun sequence, the genomic window TTGGCTATGTAGTTGAAGGATGTCATTTTCTGTGccattgttttgatttttagatAATTCTATTGCTAAGCAAATTATTTCTTATTCTGGTATTTATCTTGTAGGCTTTCGTGGTACATTGCAAGGTTGAAACTGCCTCTTGTGAACAAATGTATCCGGAGCCACAAAGGCCTGGaaaaagtttcttttgtttaaagaaaaaagtagggTGGATCTGTTTAAACACCTTTCGAAGGTTAGACATGGAATACATTCCTCTTTGGCTTTAGAATCTCTGGCTTTCAACCTGGCTAGATAACACTGTATAAAGTTACTTCAACTTGATGTCATGCCAGGACTTCTCCCAGGCAAAAGTTGTCTTTATCTTTTTTGGCCAAAAAAGATGTTTGGACTTGCTTTAGTTTCGGAAGAAGGGGTGAGGTCTCCTTAAATACAGCTTTTTCAACCCAAGCTAAGACTGTGAAGCTAAAAATTCCCTGCTGTatcttgtctatttttttcctgaggccATAAAAGTCAAGTGACAGGTATTGAGCAGCATGCTTTCAGAAACAATGTCTTAGTTTCATAAATTCATACAATGGTACTTGATCTGTCATTAACTTAGGTGCAGGCCTCTTGTAAATATAATGTTCCCTTAATAAAAGGAGACCACTTAACATGAATTGTGACTAGCTAACCAAAATTCCTCTGtgaaaaaatataagaaaaacataGGCTTCTGTAACATTGAATTGACATGGCAGCTGTGGAAATACTCCTTAATTCACCATAAGTTGAAGTTTCCTGTAGTATTCAGCAACAGGCTATTGAAAGAAATGGACAGGTATTGATCCTTTCACTGAGATGTTAGAAAaagtgagaatttttttttgctcttcatCTGAGCTGGCTCCTGATGTTTCTGAAAGTTCTTCTAACAGTACTGAGTGATGTTTCTGTAAGATGGTGACTGCAGTTAAGTACAGGGGTATAGACTATGAGCTTGGATCCAGTTATTTGGAGTTCTTTTAGCTGCTTGCCCTGGTTTAATTTCTAACAGTTCTTGTGTTTACACTAGTAGCCCAGTGGACTACTAGAAGTCCGCATGTCAGAGGATAAAGGAAAACTGGCAAAGAGGTCTTGTCACACTAGTTGACAGGTAAGTTTTTCGTGTTTATTAAACAGCTGGGATCTTTCAAGAGCCTGGGCAAATCATATTATTACTCACAATTTTCAAATATCATATTCTAAAGTGATTGCAATGCAATTAAGTTAATGTTCCTCATGtggtttttaaatgaaaaaatggaaGTCATAATTGCGTACAATAGTTTAGCAAGTCCTTGTGGATGATAGGACTTTGCCTTTTGTGTACACTGTGTCTTCAGTCTGGCAAACAATTGCAGTGTCAGTTGTGGAATGGACAcaagtgttgtttgtttttccagttacTTAAAAAGATGTATCCAGAAGTTTTGGACTCTGGTACCtaaagaaagacattttcttttatgtacAGGGGCAATAAATAACGAATTGAAAGCACAGATGATTTTGGTGGAACCCCTATACAGTTAATGCCTGAAAATCAGCACCTTAGTTTACCTGCTCAGTGGGGCCACTAACCATTTGAAAGGGCATTTGTGAGCATCAGTATTTAGTGGTCCAAGAAGCTGATTCAAAAAGGGTTCTAGAAGCTCAAGGTGTTTCTGAAATGGAATATGCTAAACTGCTAAGGCTGTAAGGAAATACTCCAAGTGGTAACGAGAGATTCCTGCACTGACATATGGAGATGTTCTCAAAAGAAATTCTCTGAAGCAGTACTAAAATAATTGCTGCTCCAAGGTAACAGTGGTATCAAAACAGATGCAACATCTCCTCAGAGGTTATGGTCAAACATTATTTTCACGAGAGTATTTATTTCTAGTACCTTCCCCTCATTACATCTGAGTCAAGCAGTGTAATCCAAGTGCTGTCGCTTTGTCTGCAGGTTCTATTGTGACCATCACTGCAACATTAATGAAAAGGTGTAATGTGACTGGCCCAAAGAAATAATACTTCCTATTGAAAGTGAACAATAAATTGGAGGACTTTTATTAGAGTTTTAGATTGTGGCCTCTTCTCAGTATGCTTATATCAGCTTGTGTGATAGACTGTTCtgaagcaacaacaaaaaaagataaaaagtgaaataacttGGATTATTTTGAATTGTATTACCACTGATCTAATACACGTCAGTCGGTGGCTTACTGAGGCTTGTTCTTTCTGGCTGTGAACTTGTTGGCAAACAATGCATTCTGTTAGTGAATAATTTAATCCTCTAATTTATCTTTTTTGGGTGCTTAATGTCATAATTAATTGGTAGTACAGCACTTGTCCCTGATGGTGAAGATGTAGGAATGTGAGGATAAATAGGGGACGGAAGACTGGGATTTGGTCCATTTTCAGCCTTTGGTTGGCCTTCAAGATCCTTCATTTCAGAGGTTTCCTGGTTTCTTCACTGGTAGTTTGGGACTGATGGTTTTACTCTAACATGGAGATGCTGGGAGGCCTACTTGGTGCTTATAAAATGCTTGAAGTCCCTTTGAAAGAGGGATTTACGGGGTTTTCCCTGGAAAAAGAATTTTAGCTCATGCATGAGGCACAAATTAGGACTGGTGGGGCTGCTGAAGTAGTGGCTCACCGACAGCAGAGGTCCTAGAAGTAATGAGGGTTGGTGTGGTAGAAAGAGAGCAGAAGTATGAgctgcccaggagctgcaggggaaaTGGGGACTTTGGGAGGAGCTGTAGGTTTTGACAAAGGATTAATCCTGATAGAAGGGTGACTTTGAAGTCCTGGGGAAAGACTAAGCCTGTGGATGCCCAAATACAGTACTAAGAAGATTGTTGCTCATTAGGAAAGGAATATTCTCCaggtggatgggggaaaagggggcaAAGGATACCCTTTCTGATGGATTTAGTGCTGTTTTTCGTGGACTGGATGCTGAAAGGGAGAATCTGAGGCATAGATGTGATGCCCTGCGAGGCCTCTTGTAGGATCACTTAAGAAAATTTTGCAGTTTAAACAAACTCAAGacaaaaatggaataaaaggaACTCAAGGAATCTGTCAAGATACTGATTTCCTCTTCCAGTGATGGATGTCTGTTTTTCACTAAACAACACTGCCAGAGTTGGTAATAATTGATGCTCAGACAAGAAAGCAGCAGGAATCGCTCtgctttttgtgttgtttggAACTACATCTCTGCAGCTTTGAAAGAAGTCTGGACATTGTGGTTCAAACCTCCCTCCCAAACTGCAGCTTACTGTTAGGAATTGTACCTGAAGAAATAGAGAAGCACCAAAGCAACTTTCACAACTCTTGCAAAATACAGCGTCTGCTCAGTAGGACAAACTTGGCACCTGTAGAATACCTGTATCCCACTGAACTTCACCACGCATCACTTCAGATGCAAAGCCTGGATTGCTCGGAATCCAGCTGTAACAGAAATTACAAGCTGAGGCTTACTTCCTACTTACAGCTATGAATGAACTGATGGAAGAAGACGAGACTGAGTCAAAACCTCTTTTGTATGATGTGCTCGGAAAAAGAATGTCTTTTGTCACAAATAGCAGATACGTATGAAGAAAAACCTCTTGGCCACAGGAGGATCATCAAGCCGAATGTTTTCACAAGCCAGTGGCATCTCCTTGCCCAGCCCTGCTATGCATTTCCTGGAGTGTTGTTCAGACTTCCAGATGCTTTTTGCATTCATTGCACGATGAGTTTCAGCAACAGGTGGAATTGTTTGGTTTCTGAGGTTTTCAAACAGCTGCTGAGAATTGTTCTGGTCAAATGTCATCATCCTGGAAAGGACTGCAAGCCCAGTTTCTGTAGCAATCTTCATAAAGCCCTTGATCTTGTTATGGGTAAATAATTGGCAaagcagcttttatttaaagaataacCTGCAGCCACGACTGTCTCAGCACCTCTGAGATCAGTGGAGTCCCTTGGAAATACTGAAGCTTTAGAAtcttaaagcaattttaaaactAGCTTTGTCAGAGGGAATGGGTTTTTCTTcatatggactttttttttttttaaaaaaaaaaaaaaagctctgcatGTCTCAGGGCTACAACAGTTTTCAAACTCAAGATTCAGATCCTGTGGGTTGGAATAGAAAGCTTTTCGATGATAAAATACTGTTGAAAGTTCCCGAGAGAGCAGAGGCTTACCTGCTTGCAAGTAGGTATCACTTACTTTAATGCCCAACCCTAAGGGATAATAGAATTAAGACAACTGTGTCATCTTGCTTAAAACTTCCCTTTAATCCACCTCCTGAAAGATGTGACAGAATTCCCTGGGGATCTAAGTAGTGATAGTGAGGTTCTGTTTTCTAACATTTTTATAGAtcctatataaaaataaaatactatggCCCTGCTTGTGTAGCTTTAGCATTCAACTCTTTTCTGAGTTGTATTGATATTAAGGCATGATAATTCAGCTGACGATAATTCAGTCACTTTGATCTCATTTTGtaaacagagcagagcagcacaatCCTCTAGAGCTTGCAGTTTTCAGACAAAAAACACGtattacatatttttagaaaactttTATTTGGAGACAGGTGTTTGGAGGGCATTGAGTGGAGCTCGGGAGGGCCTCAGTCACCGAGCTGAAGGTGGGtttggtgcagctttgtgcaggcagcggggctggaCACGAGCCTCGTTGGACCAGCCCGCCCCTCAGCTCCGAAATGTGCTGAGGGGGGCTTGGGGCTGGCCCTGCCGGAGCCGCCCGCTGGCTGCAGGCGGTGGAAGCAGCCTCGGGAGCCGCCTCAGCCCCACCCGGCCACCTCAGCACCTCCGCGGCCTCCCTGCCTATTGTTCCAGGGCTCGGGGGCTGCGCTGTGCTCTGAGGGAACCGAGCTCCCGGGGGCCAGGTCCCATCCCGGGGTGGGGACGGGGGCGAGGGGCCGGTGGGCGCCTGAGGTGATTCCTGAggtgatttgggggggggaggggggagcgggggctgctcctcacagccctCGGCCTCCGCCGCCAGGGGAGGGCCGCGGAGACTTTTGTCTCGCCTCACGCGCGGCTAAGCCAATCGCAGCTCGCCTCCCCTGAGCGACACGCCCTCCCGCCAATCACCAACAAAGGGCGCCACCACCCCAGGCGCAGCCAATCGCCGGAGAGCAGACGTATTGCTTCACCAATGGGATTTTAAGGCTGAGCCCAGGCTCCTCGGAATAAGACGGCGAGGCGGGCCAAAGGGCAGAATGGCAAGGCGTTGTCCAATGGGAACCGAGGATTGAGTTTGAATCGCCCAATGAGAAAGCCTCCAGGGGGCGGGCCTTAGGGATGCTATAAAAGGCGCGGCCGGTGCGGGCGGCGGCTGCAGTTGTcaccggcagcagcagcggcagggTCCGAGGGGGGAAGGGGCGCGCTCCGTTCCCGGGACCGTCACCTCCCGCCGGCCTCCTCACGGAGCCCTCTCCCctgcctccatctcctcccgcccgccgccatgaccaccaccaccaccttctcGGGCATGGACCCCAGCGGCAGGAACAGCTCCAGGTCCGCCGGGGGAGCGGGGCTCGGCGGCGGCCCTGGGGACCGTTAGGGAGCCGTTAGGGGACCGTtagggcggcgggggccggggcttTCCCGTCCCGTCAGAGCCTCGGGGGAGGAagcggctgaggggaggggggcgtTGGGCACCCACCGGGGGTGTTCGGGGGAATTGAGGGGGTCCCGGCGAgtacgggggggggggtccgaggagggtaccgggggggggtcaggcCGCGTCCTGCCGTGTCTGCCCGCtgcgtgtggggctgtgtggggccgggggcggggggagctcccacccccacacccaCCCCGGGCCTCCCGCCTGCCTCAGCCGCCTCCTAACAAAGAAGGGAGGCGACTCCCTCCGCGCTGCGCAGCCacagccgggggagggggcgaggggaggggggcaccgCGCCCGGTtccccctccccatctcccccccccGTCTCCCCTTTTTCTCTCCCCGGCCCCTCggtgggggcagccccgggggttTCCTGGGGCTGGGCGCGGCCGGGGGCGGGCGCCATTGTCTTGCTCTGGGGCCCCCCCACCTCGTGCACACCCCGCCGAGGGGTTTGGGTGggcttccccccctccccccgggcGGCTGCTCGGGCTGAGAGACCCTCGGGGTCGGGGAGGAGGGGACCCAGAGCCCTGCCCCggctcccaccccacagccgAGGGGAGctgggtggggagaggggaggcagcagcatcGTGGAAGAAGCCGTGGCCCTGCTCGGAACAAAGAAAACTTGCCAAGTCCggctggaagggaagggatgcaGGGCACTTGGGCAGGCGTGCAGGGTGCCTGTGGATGCTGCAGCAGCGAGGGCAGGCTCGCCTTCAGCACCGAGCCTTGGCGGCTGCCTTTTCTGTAAGGTTTATGGCCTGACAAAGCAGATGCTTCCTGTTCGCttgtagctatttttttttttctttggggtggaggaaaaaaaaaaaaagaaaaacgtcTTGACAAGTGCTTCCTGGATGTGGATGAATTTTCAGTGCACATCCCTGGGTATCAGGTGCAATTTTAAGAACACTTCATTGCCTGAAGTGTGAGTTGTAGCTGTGATGAAGCATATTAAAGCATCTCAGGGTCGAGAGAAGCTTCTAATAAAATCTGTCAACCTTTTGTCTTGGATTGGCAAAAGTGATTGCTTCTCTTAAGCAGCTTGAGTGATTTGCCTTTTTGCTTCAATTGCCTTTTCTGTTACTTTCATTAAGACCTTCTGTGGAAACTGCCATGCTGCTAAGAGAATACTGGTTTCACTGCTGTGGTAAAATGAGGTGACGTAAGATGAGGGGATGAGCCCTCTTTTTGAACAATCTGTTCTTCAAATTATTAAGTGTAACAGATGCAACCAAGAAAATACATACACAGGGACATTTCCTTCGGGGGAAAAAAGGTAACGAAGTGATTCAAGACCATTGTACTATATCCCTTAATTCAGAAAGGAGAAGCAGCAAATCACAAAAGTGTTCTTGGATTCATAAAGCATATTACACAATAGTGGGATCCTCCCATTAGCTCCTGAgcattattaattatatatttggAAAGGAATTTTGTAACAAAAAGCAGTTAGCTAGTTTAGTAACACTAACTATTCACATCCAACAcctttgtcattttttcttgCCATTGTCTTGAGTACTGTAGGCTGGAGAAGTGTTTTTGTATTGCATCTCAATTAAACTATTAGAAAAGAAGAGGGAGTATGCACCTTCCCTGGCTTGTTCTGGTCTTCCTTTGAGGGTACTGCGTGTCTTGAAAGCACGTTTCTCTTGGTGTGCTCAAATCCCTTTAAGCTCAGTCCAGTAGCACGCTGCAGGCCTAAGGGTTTTTCTGATGAAACAGATCCAGATAGAGGCCATAGCCCAGTCATCAGTGATGCAACCAGCACTTTGACTCATGTGCCAAACTTTAGTCTTTGCTGTGCTGCCAATTTGAAGATTAATTGCCTTCATAGGGTTCTCTAAAAAAAGCTGGATTCTGGTGTGCctgtataattatatatatatttaatttggtCAGACACTGAAGACTGGTGGCAGCTCTTGTTGACACCAAGTGAAGCAAGGACACAAGTAAGATACAGgagtattttgctttgcttttgataAATGTCACCAAAGAAGAGCAGTGGCGACATAGTATTTTGTCTGAGTGCTGGCAAGCAATTTAGCTTTATAGGTTGAGTTATGCACTGAAGACATAACAGTGGCATTTATTAAGAGCCAGTGCTTAACACAGTCATCTCACGTAGTTCCCATTTGGGCAGAATGTAGCCCATGCAACTATCTGCCCATTACAAGAGCCAACAATGATCTTTTAGCTTATTAGTCTTGTTTTACATGTTAGAGTGCTGCTCAGTAATGCAGATTATAAAGACCCAAGGTTGTAAAGTTGAATCTTTCTGCAGAGTGCTGCGTCCTCCTGGTGGCGGGTCCAACTTTTCTCTGGGTTTTGACGAACCAAAAGAACAACCCGTGCGAAGGAACAAAATGGCATCCAGCATCTTTGGAACTCCTGAAGAAAATCCACCTTCCTGGGCTAAATCATCGGGTAAGAATGTGTTCCTAGTTCTGCTGAAATGCATTAATCCATTCTTGGTATTggcctggagctgctggtgtCTGCGTGTGGAAACCTGAATTAACCTCCTATTTGGTAGTTTGGGGCTAGAAATGATGTCTACTTGCAtgggaatttttcttttttgaattaCTTTCAAACTCTTTTCCAAAATTACCTTTTATTGTATGTCTTGGACATAGGTGTTGCAAGCAGATAGCTAAGAGGAATGCATTTTGGATATGGTATCTCCAGATTAATCATGTTACAATGGGGTGAACTTGTTTCTTAGTATGTGGATGACCACTGATCTTGATTAATCAGAGGAAGTTTAGCTTTGTGTTGTGCTTGCAGCTGGGGTTAAGCTTCCATTTCTGCAGAGCATTTCCAGTAAGGCTGGCCTTGGGACCCTGCACGAGATGCAGCCATACAGTTGTAATTTGTGAGTCATTATGTAAAGACCCAGGACAAACCTCAGGGTGGTAAAGCTGTCATTTACAAAAGAAGAGCACCACATCGGTTTTCATCTGCTTTCCCAGTAAGTTAATCTTGCAACCTGATTGGAATCAATCTCTGCTTCTAGGGACTAAGCCAGGTGAAATCAGAGAAGACAGTGAATCCTCTGGACCACAAAGAAGAAACTCAACTGATGCTAACTATGGAGACTTTGTAGATCCAAAGGTCAGTACATGAACTACAAAGAGCCTG contains:
- the JPT1 gene encoding jupiter microtubule associated homolog 1, translating into MTTTTTFSGMDPSGRNSSRVLRPPGGGSNFSLGFDEPKEQPVRRNKMASSIFGTPEENPPSWAKSSGTKPGEIREDSESSGPQRRNSTDANYGDFVDPKGGDGGGETSENTEADVEAAPGQNEEKSLPAAPVPSPVAPAPAPSRRNPPGGKSSLVLG